Within the Medicago truncatula cultivar Jemalong A17 chromosome 4, MtrunA17r5.0-ANR, whole genome shotgun sequence genome, the region ACTTATTCATTGGGTTTTCCTgcccctatttttattttaagtatgTGTCACCATTTCCTTCAATTTcatgaaaacaaaaatgacaaaactatttttattttaagtatgTGTCACCATTTCCTGTAATTGGTTATTGTAATCAACATTCATTTTGCCGGTGGATTTTTCCTTAGCAGAAACAGTCAAAATACCATTTTCATCGATAGTAAAACAAACATCGTAAGGGTGGCCGCGAGGAGCAGGGGTATGACAAGTAAGAGAAAAGGAACCAAGTAAATTGTTCTCACTGGCTTTTGTTCTCTCACCTCATAAACCTCAATCAAGGAACTGGATTGGTTATCTTCAACTGTAATAAATTCTTTTCTTCTTGACAGGAATGCAAGTGTTCCTAGGAATCACCACATTCATGATATCTCCTACTATTGACCTACCAAGAGACAAAGGTGTAACATCCTGTAACACCAACTTTGGAACATTTTTTATGCCTTTACTCAACAAAGCAGCCTGAACTGCTGCCCCATAAGCTACAGCCTCATCGGGGTTAATGCTCTTGCACAACTCCTTCCCTTTGAAAAAGTTTTGCAATAGCTGCTGCACTTTGGGAATCCTAGAAGACCCTCcaacaagaacaacatcatctacCCTTGCTCTTGTCCATCTTAGCATCAATGAGACAACTCTCTACGGTATTCATACACTCATTAAAAAGGTCTGCATTCATTTCCTCAAACTTGGCGCGATTGATTGATGAAGAAAAATCAATGCCTTGAAATAAAGAATCTACTTCAATATTGGCAACAACAAGGAAAGAAAGTGATCTCTTTGCCCTCTAGCAGGCAGTTCTCAAGGCTTTTGAATTCCCACTAATGTCTACTTTGTTCTTTCTCTTGAACTCTTGTACAAAGTAGTTCACCATTCTGTTATCAAAGTCCTCTCCACCGAGATGAGTGTTTCCGGCAGTGGCCTTAACTTGGAAGACATTATCCTTAATAGTAAGTATTGAAACATCAAAAGTGCCACCACCAAGATCGAagacaaaaatattttgttctCCAGCACAATCAGATCTCTTGTCAAGGCCATATGCAACCGCTGCGGCAGTAGGTTCATTCATTACTCTCATAACATTGGGACCAGCAATAGCACCAGCATCTATAGTGGCTTTTCGTTGAGAATCACTAAAATAAGCAGGCACAGTAACAACTGCATTCTTAACAGTTGATTCTAAATATGCCTGCAATTTCTCGCATCTTTGTGAGTACCATGGATGATACTTCTTCCGCATAGAGTTGCTTTTCCTCATCCTTGTACTTAACCGTAATCATGGGTTTGTCATTTACACCGGCAGTGACCTTGAATGGCCATAGCAGTATATCATCTTGAACAATAGGATCACTAAACTTCCTACCAATTAACCTTTTAGcatctgaaaaaataaaataaaaaatgaacaagGTTTAATTATGTTGTAGCCACCAAGCACCTCTACTTTTGACCGAAAGTGTGTTCGGTGCTTGACACGTGTCAGACACCAACACAACACGGACGCATgagattacattcaattatgttatattttcaaataattattgatGCCTAGGTGTCAGTGTTGTGTCTAATGTCGGTAGCATTGTAGAGACCTAAATTAGGAAATCTGTAAATAGATCTCCATGaactataaatatttttaattgtataataatttgaaataattagGTCTTCAACTGTTAAATGATTTGTAATTAGGTTTTCaaaccttttttaataaaagtagcAGGTTTTGAAACTTGTAAAGGACAGATAATTGAAATTACCAAATACAGTGTTTTCAAAATTGGCAGCAGCTTGATTCTTAGCAGCATCACCGATCAACCTTTGATCCTTAGTGAAAGCAATACAAGAAGGTGTTGTTTTGTTGCTTTGATCGTTGTGAATGATTTCGACTCGATAGTGTTGTTCTTGCCATACTGCAACACATGAATACGTTGTTCCGAGGTCTATTCCGATAGCACGCACATTCTTCACGTTTTCTGTTCATATTAAAGATATAGGGTTTCTACTTTCTTGTGTCGAGACAAAAAAACATGTAGGGTTTCTTCTTGTTTTCCCCTCACGGACCCTAccttcttcaaaagaaaaataaccttGAAacggtatatatatatatatatatatagtttttgttTCTACAAACTGGAGCTCTCGGTTGTTTTCTCTAGctcttttgaaaagataaatgtttttcaaatatacttcataaaaaattaagaggGGAGAGATTTTGACTCTAAAAGTAAGTTTGTCtacttactccaaatcttagcatttaattttataattagttAAGGGTTTAGATTGATTAATAATAAGTGATACAACAagctttaattttcttttctattggAGTTAACACTCTTCATTTCAAAATGGCAAAACAGTTAATGCAATTTAATtggttgtttttttaaggataattggttttttttttttgaaggataattggttgtttttttattcttgtcccttttttttatacacaaaaaataaacacagcaaggaaaaatataatatagttaaatttttaaataattattattttttggttggTAATTCAATAGTAAAAGATTGAGTGCTTGTAAGAGAAAAGAAAGGCATGACAAACATAGAAAAAGCATatgtgtaaaagaaaaaaaaaacataattgaatAACAATTTTTCAGTCCTGTATGCCAAGGAggtgaatgaaaaaaaataatcaattaaaatcattaatttgttttatgatGATTAGTGTTTAACTACAatagagaataaaattaaagtccatcatatcaattaaatttaatagacttactcttggagtcaaaatatccccctctaaaattaaattgatacaaaatataaaagtaattgATTTTCCAAAATTACATGTCAACAACGTGATAGTgaaaatattttccaatatcctatctaaaaaataaatactatttGGCCAAgtcataattatatttttttttttacaaaaccaaatatatatatatttttaaattatatttggcCAAgtcataattataaatatattttctttcaaaaaaaaattataaaaatatttaaaatctactaaaatcaaatatatatttgccaataaaatttatatttttaataaaagaaattagaGTGAAGGGGCATATCCtagttatatataattaaaagtaaatGATAGACGTGAGAAGGCTCATGCTGCACTGGTATTTGCATCCGCAAGATAGACGTGAATTTTATATCTGATATAATTAATTTGCATTTTACCATCGATCGGGTCAAGCAAGTTTGTAGATTgggaaattaataaaaaaaaataaaaagcaaaaaaataaaataaaaatggaatggaTAAAACTTATGTGATTATTAGGCATTACATGCATTATAATTAGCATTACTTAAAATAGAATAGAATTTCTTACTACATTAGCAAGTTTTAGAGTACAAATTCTAATCTAAACATATCTCCTTGGTTGCCAACTACTAGGACCTCCTGCCATAGCTTCTAGAGAAACCGGTTTCATAATACAATATTCATTTTTAGAGCAAAAACCAGACCTATTTCTTCTTCTAACAATGTGATCACGATAACCCTGCATGTCCATTGCTATTTTTCTCTCCAAATCATGCCTCTCAAATGACCTCCTCCTTATATTTTGTCTCCTACAATCAACACTACTTATCCTCTCTTTTTTGTCAGATCTTTTTCTACCTACTGACACTGGAATAGCTTCCAAACCCATTAACTTTGCCACAACACCTGGTTTACACCAAACCACGTTCTCCCCAGCAACTATTGGTGGAAAACACATAACCTTTTCATCAAGCTTTGGTTCTAAACTTATCTCACTACAAACTGATCTTCTTCCTTCTATAGTCCCAAAAGATGACCTATACATGGAATCTCTTCCATCAAGTGAAAACCTTGGGTATTGATTCAAAGCATTCCTTGCAGATCTTAATATGTCAGAGTTGTTAACACATGACATCCTTCCCCTTATTCCACTATATTCATTGAGTTTTTCTTTCCTTGCCATCTCTTCCTCCATTTCTAATTGTAGTATAAGATCTTCTAATGTTGGTGTACTTTGCTTTGAATTTGAGTTGCCACATTGCAAAAAAGGGGAGCTTACCTTGCTGCTTGTGATGTCAACTTGGCTATGGTTGCCAATCCCATTGCCAATAGTACTATTTTGTTGGTTGAGAGTTGAGGTTGACACATCAGTGTTGCAGAAGGTTCTTATGCCTTTCCTCATCTTGGCTCCCAA harbors:
- the LOC112421413 gene encoding uncharacterized protein, which codes for MPFFLLKNLLGAKMRKGIRTFCNTDVSTSTLNQQNSTIGNGIGNHSQVDITSSKVSSPFLQCGNSNSKQSTPTLEDLILQLEMEEEMARKEKLNEYSGIRGRMSCVNNSDILRSARNALNQYPRFSLDGRDSMYRSSFGTIEGRRSVCSEISLEPKLDEKVMCFPPIVAGENVVWCKPGVVAKLMGLEAIPVSVGRKRSDKKERISSVDCRRQNIRRRSFERHDLERKIAMDMQGYRDHIVRRRNRSGFCSKNEYCIMKPVSLEAMAGGPSSWQPRRYV